GTAACAACAATCATCATGAAATTCGACCGGATTTTCTAATATTGAGCTGTGATAAGGTTGAATATTGTTTGAAAAAGACGAATAAAGGTGTGTTTGTATGGAGGAAACTTTCCGAAGATCACTTTATCCTGAATTAGATGACATCGACTACGGGATCATTCGAGCCTTGCAAGGAAATGCGCGCTTACCGTTTACTCAGATTGCGAAGGACCTCGGGGTTACAGAAAAGACGATCCGCATGCGCGTTCAGCAATTACAGGACGAAGGTGCCCTGAGTCTGGTCGGTATTGTTAATCCAGTCAAAGCAGGGTTTCACGTACAGGCGATGATTCAAGTGGCTGTGGATGCGGAAAAGCTGGACGATGTGGTTGCTGCGTTAACGGAAACCGTAGAGATCAGGCTCATCGTACTTACTTCTGGTGAATATCAGCTTTTCACACAGATTCTCGTAACAAGCAATGAAGAATTATCCCAATTTTTGCTCAAAAAGCTTCACAAGATTCCGGGCATCTCCAAAACGAATGTGATTAACGAATTGAAAATACTGAAGTCCAAGTACAACTTTATCCGTTAGCAAGGCCAACTGGTATCCTGTCAATTGGTGCAATCGGGTGAACTTTTTTGCTAGCTAGGCAAGGACGGAGGTACAGCTATGATTTACTGGCAATTATTTCTCGCTTTTTTCCGCATCGGAATCTTTGGATTTGGAGGAGGACCTACGATGGTTCCCCTCTTTTACACCGAATGTGTGAAAAAGTACAAATGGGTGACAGATGAGGACTTTTCCGACAATCTGGCGCTCGGCAACGCTCTTCCAGGGCCCATTGCGACCAAGCTGGCCGCATTTATCGGCTATCGGGTAAAAGGCTGGAAGGGTGCATTGGTGGCAAACATCGCAGTCGTGATGCCAATCGTGCTTGTGATGATCGGTTTGCTGCAAGTGATATATCAATGGAAGGATGCGCCGGGTGTATACGGCATGATCCAAGCAATCGGTCCGGTAATCGCAGTCATGACAGGCGTCCTTACTTGGGAATTCCTTTCAAAGGGGTGGAAGGGAGCATCCAGCAAAGCAGGTGTGAGTCTTTCCCTCGCCCTTTCACTCGTTGCGTTGCTCTTCCTTGATTGGCATCCGGGCATTGTAGTAGGGATTGCGCTTGCCGTTTCATTTGCCTACTCTACTTGGTCTGTCCGCAAGCGCAAGGACAAGGACGGCAAGGAGGGAGTAGCATGATCTACCTGCAATTATTTTGGGCCTTTTTCATCTCCAACATTTTGGGGTACGGGGGAGGACCACCGAGCATCCCTTTGATCCAAAATGAAGTGGTTGACCATTACCAGTGGATGAGTGTACAGGAATTCGGAGAAGTGCTTGCGGTAGCAAATGCGCTGCCCAGCCCAATCGCGACCAAGCTCGCTGGATACATTGGCTATCAGGTAGCGGGCGTACCGGGCGCAGTAGTCGCATTATTTGCAACGGTCGCTCCGACAGCGATCGCTATGGTCTTATTGATGGGTTTTATTAATTTATTCCGCAGTGCTCCACAAGTAAAAGCGATGACCCAATCGGTACGGCCAGTCGTTACTGTCTTGCTCGGAACGATGACGTATCAATTCCTGATGGGCGCAGTAGAGGGAATCGGCTGGATGCAAACAGGGATTTTGACAGTGGCCTCTTACCTTCTGCTCGAAACATGGAAGGTCCATCCCGCTTTTGTCATCGTGGGAGCGATGGCTTACGGGTTTGTTTTCATCGGCTAGGAAAGTTTACGTAAGCTGGTAAGAAGAAAAAGCACAGGGCTCGTAGACCTTGACAACGCCTACCCAGTCGGAACTTCTAAAAGGGGACCCGCTTGTCGAACACGTCTTCCCTGAGAAACCTCCGCCCGTAGGGTGGCTTTGGCTCGACGGTCCCCTTTTGGAAGTGGAGACGGACAGTGAATCCCCCTTGCTGGCGTGTCAGAGTCGAAGAGAACTGTGCTTTTTCTTCTCCTCCACTATGTTGACTCAAACCAAAAGGACGTTCCGTGCTTATCAATTGGTCTTTCTTATCGGCTAAACGAACGATTTAGGAGGCAAAAACCATGGTTAATTACGACGCAATGGAATACCCATACGCATCGAAGCGTGTGACGACTTTTGCCAAGAACGGCATGGTGGCGACCTCGCAGCCACTGGCGGCACAAGCTGGCCTCGATATATTGAAAAAGGGCGGAAATGCGGTGGATGCGGCGATTGCAACGGCTGCGTGCCTGACTGTAGTAGAACCGACCTCGAACGGCATCGGGGGAGACGCATTTGCCCTCGTGTGGATCAAAGACGAGCTGCATGGACTGAATGCAAGCGGGCCTGCTCCACAAGGAATCTCCATCGAGATACTAAAAGCAAAAGGTCTGGAAGAAATGCCGACCTACGGCTGGACACCTGTCACGGTACCGGGCGCACCTGCTGCGTGGGCAGCTTTGTCCAAGCGTTTCGGACGCCTTCCGCTGACAGAGGTTTTGCAGCCAGCGATTGATTATGCGGAGAATGGCTATCCTGTATCGCCCACATTGTCGCATAATTGGAATGCCGCACACAAAAAGTTTTCCCAGCAATGCAAAGGGGAAGAGTTCGCGCAATGGTTCTCCACCTTTACGCCAGATGGCAAAGTGCCAAAAGCGGGCGCCATCTGGAAGTCGCTGGGTCATGCGAAGACGCTGCGTCAAATCGCGGAAACAAATGCAGAGAGCTTCTATCGCGGAGAGCTAGCAGACAAGATCGACGCGTTCTCCCGTGAGTGCGGCGGCTATTTGCGCAAAGAAGACCTAGCTGCCTATGAGCCGGAATGGGTGAAGCCGATCGGAGTCAACTACCGTGGCTACGATGTGTGGGAGATACCGCCGAATGGGCAAGGGATGATCGGCCTGATGGCCCTGAACATTCTGAAGGGCTTTGATTTTGACGCAAAAGACACAACAGAAACGTATCACAAGCAAATCGAAGCGATGAAGCTGGCATTTGTGGATGGATTGAAATACATCACGGAAGAGAGCAAAATGAAAGTTTCCAAGGAAGCGCTGTTGTCAGAGGAATACGCTGCCACTCGCCGTGCACTGATTGGTCATGAAGCCTTGACGCCAGAGCCGGGTCAGCCGAAAACGAGCGGTACGGTCTATTTAGCGACTGCTGACGGTGAGGGCAACATGGTTTCCTTTATCCAAAGCAACTACATGGGCTTTGGTTCTGGGGTAGTTGTGCCGGGGACAGGGATCGCCATGCAAAACCGCGGTCATACCTTCTCGCTGGACCCTGCTCATGACAATTGCTTGGAGCCCGGCAAAAAAACGTTCCACACCATAATCCCGGGCTTCTTGACGAAGGATGGAAAAGCAGTGGGGCCATTCGGTGTAATGGGCGGCTTCATGCAGCCACAAGGACATGTGCAAGTGGTCATGAACACGATCGACTTCCAGCTGAATCCGCAAGCTTCACTCGATGCGCCGCGCTGGCAGTGGGTGGAAGGCAAAACAGTGGAGCTGGAGCGTCATTTCCCGGAGCATTTGGCACAAGCCTTGGAGCGCAGGGGCCATACGATCAAGTGGGCGCAGCTCGGCAATTACTTCGGACGTGGTCAAATCATTTGGCGTGATGAAAATGGTGTGCTAAGCGGTGGTACGGATATGCGGGCAGATAGCAGTATTGCGGCTTGGTAAGGAAAAATTCTGGGGCTGGACTAAGGAAAGGAGGGCTACCATGGAAACTTTACCTCCATGGGTGTGGTATGTTTATTATATATTTATTCTCATAACGATAATTAGTAGTATTGTGTATCTAATTCGAAAACGGCGTACCCTTTTTTCGATGATCACTCTATTTTTTTCTATTTGCGGTCCAATTGTATTCTTTTTGCAGTCTTTGACGCG
This genomic stretch from Brevibacillus brevis harbors:
- a CDS encoding chromate transporter; this translates as MIYLQLFWAFFISNILGYGGGPPSIPLIQNEVVDHYQWMSVQEFGEVLAVANALPSPIATKLAGYIGYQVAGVPGAVVALFATVAPTAIAMVLLMGFINLFRSAPQVKAMTQSVRPVVTVLLGTMTYQFLMGAVEGIGWMQTGILTVASYLLLETWKVHPAFVIVGAMAYGFVFIG
- the ggt gene encoding gamma-glutamyltransferase → MVNYDAMEYPYASKRVTTFAKNGMVATSQPLAAQAGLDILKKGGNAVDAAIATAACLTVVEPTSNGIGGDAFALVWIKDELHGLNASGPAPQGISIEILKAKGLEEMPTYGWTPVTVPGAPAAWAALSKRFGRLPLTEVLQPAIDYAENGYPVSPTLSHNWNAAHKKFSQQCKGEEFAQWFSTFTPDGKVPKAGAIWKSLGHAKTLRQIAETNAESFYRGELADKIDAFSRECGGYLRKEDLAAYEPEWVKPIGVNYRGYDVWEIPPNGQGMIGLMALNILKGFDFDAKDTTETYHKQIEAMKLAFVDGLKYITEESKMKVSKEALLSEEYAATRRALIGHEALTPEPGQPKTSGTVYLATADGEGNMVSFIQSNYMGFGSGVVVPGTGIAMQNRGHTFSLDPAHDNCLEPGKKTFHTIIPGFLTKDGKAVGPFGVMGGFMQPQGHVQVVMNTIDFQLNPQASLDAPRWQWVEGKTVELERHFPEHLAQALERRGHTIKWAQLGNYFGRGQIIWRDENGVLSGGTDMRADSSIAAW
- a CDS encoding chromate transporter gives rise to the protein MIYWQLFLAFFRIGIFGFGGGPTMVPLFYTECVKKYKWVTDEDFSDNLALGNALPGPIATKLAAFIGYRVKGWKGALVANIAVVMPIVLVMIGLLQVIYQWKDAPGVYGMIQAIGPVIAVMTGVLTWEFLSKGWKGASSKAGVSLSLALSLVALLFLDWHPGIVVGIALAVSFAYSTWSVRKRKDKDGKEGVA
- a CDS encoding Lrp/AsnC family transcriptional regulator codes for the protein MEETFRRSLYPELDDIDYGIIRALQGNARLPFTQIAKDLGVTEKTIRMRVQQLQDEGALSLVGIVNPVKAGFHVQAMIQVAVDAEKLDDVVAALTETVEIRLIVLTSGEYQLFTQILVTSNEELSQFLLKKLHKIPGISKTNVINELKILKSKYNFIR